The DNA window CTCCGTTCGGACAGGGCCTGAGGGAGTCTGGACGGCCCCATTTCACTCTGCCAGACTGTTCTAAGTCTTTGTAAATGTGCGGAGGAAGCAGTATGTACGGTTATATACACCCCGACGGTAGTCGGGCGATCGACTTTCGGTATAGCTGTGCCTCTCCTTTTGACGAGGGTCTGGCGTCGGTTTGCCTGGACGGAAAATGGGGCGCTATTGATCGCCGCGGTGAAATCGTTTTTCTCACAGATTTTGAGGGCATCGGGCATTTCAGCGGCGGCTTTGCCTGGTGTCTTGAGAACGGACTGTATGGGCTCTTGAATGCAGCCGGGAACGTATTAGTTCCCCCGTCGTTCAGTGGGCCCGTCTCGCCGATGTGCGATGGTCGAGCCAAAGTGAGGTTAGACAGAAAATTCGGTTATCTCGACGTGTTCGGTAACCTGGCAGTCCCGCTACGATTCAACGCGGCAAATAATTTTTCGGAAGGGTTTGCGTCTGTCGAACTGGATTCCAAACGCTGTTACATCGATCAGGCGGGCGCGTTGGTATTCGCGGAGTCCTACTACCAGACACACCCATTCTCTGAAG is part of the Lignipirellula cremea genome and encodes:
- a CDS encoding WG repeat-containing protein, which encodes MYGYIHPDGSRAIDFRYSCASPFDEGLASVCLDGKWGAIDRRGEIVFLTDFEGIGHFSGGFAWCLENGLYGLLNAAGNVLVPPSFSGPVSPMCDGRAKVRLDRKFGYLDVFGNLAVPLRFNAANNFSEGFASVELDSKRCYIDQAGALVFAESYYQTHPFSEGWAGVEDESGAYFLDPTGAVVLRLPQGVYASEFSEGLAAAKFATPIADNPEVYDVEVGYIDRSGETVIEPSFYIGGNFSNGVATVSVDERTYGAIRDDGTWFAEPIYQDVRRYTEERLAVQLNKRFGYLDDAGRQIIKPQYRRARPFSEGLADVEE